The Flavobacterium piscisymbiosum genome includes a region encoding these proteins:
- a CDS encoding NAD(P)/FAD-dependent oxidoreductase produces MKKVSIIGGGIIGLCSAYYLAKEGYEVVVFDKSDMSDGCSYGNAGMIVPSHIIPLAQPGMIAQGIKWMFDSQSPFYVKPRLNMDLMKWGLQFYKHANLKHVEKAMPALCDLSLLSKDLYQDFAKQNNSFFYEEKGLLMLFKTEKTGEEIQHEGILAEKLGLEVDFLSKEEVSKLETGTTTNVIGGVHYKSDAHVYPQKFMQFIKEELNKLNVKIHSQTTVNDFVLKNNTVAEIITDKGNFATDEVVLATGSWSPSIAKKLNVNISILPGKGYSFTLKDQNHKPSIPTILCEGKVAVTPMNNDIRFGGTMEITHTNDTKINQNRLQGIVNSVNDFYPDLKIEMPKVEDTWFGFRPCTPSGMPIIARDKKLKNLTLVTGHAMMGLSLAPATGKIVEEIISGKATSVDTQMFQL; encoded by the coding sequence ATGAAAAAAGTAAGTATAATTGGCGGAGGGATAATAGGCTTGTGTTCAGCTTATTATTTAGCCAAAGAAGGTTATGAAGTAGTTGTTTTTGATAAATCAGATATGAGCGACGGCTGTTCTTACGGAAATGCAGGAATGATTGTTCCGTCGCATATAATTCCGCTCGCACAGCCCGGCATGATTGCGCAGGGAATAAAATGGATGTTTGACAGCCAAAGTCCGTTTTATGTAAAACCCAGATTAAATATGGATTTAATGAAATGGGGATTGCAATTCTACAAACACGCCAATTTAAAACATGTCGAAAAAGCCATGCCGGCACTTTGCGATTTATCACTTTTAAGTAAAGACTTGTATCAGGATTTTGCCAAACAAAACAATTCCTTTTTTTATGAAGAAAAAGGACTCTTAATGCTTTTTAAAACCGAAAAAACAGGCGAAGAAATTCAGCACGAAGGAATATTGGCAGAAAAATTAGGATTAGAAGTCGATTTTCTATCAAAAGAAGAAGTTTCAAAATTAGAAACAGGAACTACTACAAACGTAATTGGTGGCGTACATTATAAAAGTGATGCGCATGTTTACCCGCAAAAATTCATGCAATTCATCAAAGAAGAACTGAATAAATTAAACGTAAAAATTCATTCGCAAACCACCGTAAATGATTTTGTTTTAAAGAATAACACGGTCGCAGAAATCATCACCGATAAAGGCAATTTTGCAACAGACGAAGTAGTTTTGGCAACAGGATCGTGGAGTCCAAGCATTGCTAAAAAACTGAATGTCAACATTTCGATTTTACCAGGAAAAGGATATAGTTTTACATTAAAAGATCAAAACCATAAACCATCGATTCCAACCATTTTATGTGAAGGAAAAGTTGCCGTAACCCCTATGAATAATGATATTCGTTTTGGAGGAACTATGGAAATTACGCACACCAATGACACCAAAATCAATCAAAACAGACTTCAGGGAATTGTAAATTCAGTAAATGATTTTTATCCGGATTTAAAAATTGAAATGCCAAAGGTAGAAGATACCTGGTTTGGTTTCAGACCTTGTACGCCTTCAGGAATGCCAATTATTGCGAGAGATAAAAAACTTAAAAATTTAACGTTAGTTACGGGACATGCTATGATGGGATTAAGTCTGGCACCTGCAACAGGCAAAATAGTAGAAGAAATCATTTCAGGGAAAGCGACTTCTGTAGATACGCAAATGTTTCAACTCTAA
- a CDS encoding 4-hydroxyproline epimerase, which yields MPRKTFFCVDAHTCGNPVRVVAGGGPNLVGNNMSEKRQHFLKEYDWIRKGLMFEPRGHDMMSGSILYPPSNPENDFGILFIETSGCLPMCGHGTIGTITIAIEEGLVIPKIPGKIKMEAPAGLVQIEYQQTGKKVDWVRLTNVKSYLAAEGLTIDCPELGEITFDVAYGGNYYAIVDPQQNFSGVQDFTAGKIVQYSQEVRKRINEKYPNLFIHPENDTIRDVSHMLWTGDPIDPTSSGRNAVFYGDKAIDRSPCGTGTSARIAQLHAKGKLKKEEDYIHESFIGSKFIGRVEEETSIGNIKAIVPSIQGWAKVYGYNNIIIDEDDDPYAFGFQVI from the coding sequence ATGCCAAGAAAAACTTTTTTTTGTGTAGATGCACATACGTGCGGAAATCCGGTAAGAGTGGTCGCTGGTGGTGGTCCCAATTTGGTTGGAAACAACATGAGCGAAAAACGACAACATTTTTTAAAAGAGTACGACTGGATTCGTAAAGGACTTATGTTTGAACCCCGCGGTCACGACATGATGAGCGGCAGTATTTTGTATCCGCCAAGCAATCCTGAAAATGATTTCGGAATTTTGTTTATCGAAACTTCGGGTTGTTTGCCTATGTGTGGCCACGGAACCATCGGAACGATAACTATCGCTATCGAAGAAGGTTTGGTTATTCCTAAAATTCCGGGAAAAATTAAGATGGAAGCCCCCGCAGGTTTGGTTCAGATCGAATATCAGCAAACCGGTAAAAAAGTAGACTGGGTACGATTGACAAACGTAAAATCATATCTCGCAGCAGAAGGCCTTACTATTGATTGTCCGGAATTGGGAGAGATTACTTTTGATGTCGCTTACGGCGGAAACTATTATGCCATTGTAGATCCGCAGCAGAATTTCTCAGGCGTTCAGGATTTTACAGCCGGAAAAATTGTGCAGTACAGTCAGGAAGTGCGCAAACGCATCAACGAGAAATATCCAAATCTTTTCATTCATCCAGAAAATGATACCATTCGTGATGTAAGTCATATGTTGTGGACAGGAGATCCTATCGACCCAACTTCATCAGGAAGAAATGCCGTTTTTTATGGAGATAAAGCTATCGATCGTTCGCCATGCGGCACCGGAACTTCAGCCAGAATTGCACAGCTTCACGCCAAAGGAAAACTAAAAAAAGAGGAAGATTATATACATGAAAGTTTTATTGGAAGTAAATTTATTGGCAGGGTAGAAGAAGAAACTTCTATAGGAAATATCAAAGCCATAGTACCAAGTATTCAGGGCTGGGCAAAAGTTTACGGTTACAATAATATCATTATCGATGAAGATGATGATCCGTACGCATTTGGTTTTCAGGTGATTTAA
- a CDS encoding aldehyde dehydrogenase (NADP(+)), whose amino-acid sequence MTTGKNYIGDVLSAKGKTTYKTINPEQNSENETVFYEATEEEISEAVALAEEAFKTYGTIADVKKADFLDAIAEEIEALGEDLLTTYIQESGLPAGRANGERGRTTGQLRAFATMLREGSWVEAIINKTEGKSDIRRLQIPLGPVVVFGASNFPLAFSTAGGDTASALAAGCPVVVKSHPLHAGTGELVASAVIKAAKRTGMPNGVFSNLNSHGIEVGVALVENPSVKAVGFTGSIKGGTALCKIAANRAIPIPVYAEMGSINPVLILPSALQTDGEKWAKNYAASIVAGTGQFCTNPGLILGIKSAELDNFIAILALETDKIDPTCMLHPNIKSQYENLKSEVLGQEGYTQQTSLEKVVKPNYALQNIITVDGETFLNNKTFHKEVFGPFSVVVKCDDIQQLNKIIFDLEGQLTGTVLNSDLQEFEEFTEVIENLKNKVGRLIFNNVPTGVEVCSGMTHGGPFPASSDSKFTSVGLTAVKRWARPVTFQDWPDQLLPGALQDKNPLNITRTVNDILTKNPI is encoded by the coding sequence ATGACTACAGGAAAAAATTATATTGGAGATGTGCTTTCCGCAAAAGGTAAAACGACCTATAAAACAATAAATCCGGAACAAAATTCTGAGAATGAAACTGTTTTTTATGAAGCTACAGAAGAAGAAATTTCAGAAGCCGTAGCACTAGCCGAAGAAGCTTTTAAAACATACGGCACAATTGCAGACGTAAAAAAAGCCGATTTTCTGGACGCAATTGCCGAAGAAATTGAAGCTCTTGGCGAAGATTTATTAACGACTTATATTCAGGAATCAGGTCTTCCTGCCGGAAGAGCAAATGGCGAACGCGGCAGAACAACCGGACAACTTAGAGCATTTGCGACTATGTTGAGAGAAGGTTCATGGGTAGAAGCCATCATTAATAAAACAGAAGGTAAATCCGATATTCGAAGATTGCAGATTCCACTTGGGCCTGTAGTCGTTTTTGGAGCCAGTAATTTTCCGCTAGCATTTTCTACTGCCGGCGGAGACACCGCCAGTGCATTAGCTGCCGGTTGTCCTGTGGTGGTAAAATCACATCCGCTTCATGCGGGAACAGGCGAATTAGTAGCTTCGGCAGTTATAAAAGCAGCCAAAAGAACCGGAATGCCAAATGGTGTATTTTCAAACCTGAACAGTCACGGTATAGAAGTAGGAGTAGCGTTGGTCGAAAATCCATCAGTAAAAGCGGTTGGTTTTACAGGAAGTATAAAAGGAGGTACGGCACTTTGCAAAATTGCAGCCAACAGAGCTATTCCAATTCCTGTTTATGCAGAAATGGGAAGCATTAATCCTGTTCTAATTTTACCATCGGCATTACAAACAGATGGTGAAAAATGGGCGAAAAATTATGCTGCTTCAATTGTAGCAGGTACAGGACAATTTTGTACAAATCCGGGCCTTATTTTAGGAATAAAAAGCGCCGAGTTAGATAATTTTATTGCTATTTTAGCTTTAGAGACAGATAAAATAGACCCAACTTGCATGCTGCATCCCAATATAAAAAGCCAATACGAAAACCTAAAATCAGAAGTGCTTGGGCAAGAAGGATATACGCAGCAAACCAGTTTAGAAAAAGTGGTGAAACCAAATTATGCATTGCAAAATATAATTACGGTAGACGGTGAAACCTTCTTAAACAATAAAACATTTCACAAAGAAGTTTTCGGGCCTTTTTCTGTAGTAGTTAAATGTGATGATATTCAACAGCTTAATAAAATTATCTTCGATTTAGAAGGGCAATTGACCGGAACAGTTTTAAATTCCGATTTGCAAGAGTTTGAAGAATTTACGGAAGTAATCGAAAATCTTAAAAATAAAGTCGGAAGATTAATTTTTAATAATGTTCCAACAGGAGTAGAGGTTTGTTCAGGAATGACACACGGCGGACCTTTTCCTGCAAGTTCCGACAGTAAATTTACATCTGTAGGATTAACAGCAGTAAAAAGATGGGCTCGTCCGGTAACTTTTCAGGATTGGCCGGATCAATTATTGCCAGGCGCTTTGCAGGATAAAAATCCTTTAAATATTACCAGAACTGTAAACGATATACTAACAAAGAACCCAATATAA
- a CDS encoding dihydrodipicolinate synthase family protein → MKINWEGVMPAVTTKFTAEGQLDLVMFEKNIKAQIDAGVNGIILGGTLGEASTLTKEEKEVLITNTLRIVDGKIPVIVNIAEQTTTEAITLAKRAEELGVNGLMLLPPMRYKATDYETVVYFKEIAQSTSLPIMIYNNPVDYKIEVTLDMFEELLKLENIQAVKESTRDISNVTRIRNRFGNRLKVLCGVDTLALESLVAGADGWVAGLVVAYPAETVAIYKLVKAGKVAEALEIYRWFMPLLELDISPQLVQNIKLAEVATGLGTENVRAPRLPLQGSERERVLSIIDLAMKNRPVLPAYKSI, encoded by the coding sequence ATGAAAATAAATTGGGAAGGCGTAATGCCAGCTGTAACAACAAAGTTTACAGCAGAAGGTCAACTGGACCTCGTAATGTTCGAAAAGAATATTAAAGCACAAATTGATGCTGGAGTTAATGGAATCATTCTGGGAGGAACCCTGGGAGAAGCCAGTACATTGACTAAAGAAGAAAAAGAAGTTTTAATAACCAACACTTTAAGAATAGTCGACGGAAAAATTCCGGTTATTGTAAACATTGCAGAGCAAACTACTACCGAAGCCATTACTCTAGCAAAACGTGCAGAAGAGTTGGGCGTAAACGGTTTAATGTTATTGCCTCCAATGCGCTACAAAGCAACAGATTACGAAACGGTAGTTTATTTTAAAGAAATTGCCCAAAGCACTTCATTACCTATTATGATTTACAATAATCCTGTAGATTATAAAATTGAGGTAACGTTGGACATGTTTGAAGAACTTTTGAAACTAGAAAACATTCAGGCCGTAAAAGAATCAACCAGAGACATTAGCAATGTAACAAGAATCAGAAACCGTTTTGGCAACAGATTAAAGGTACTTTGCGGCGTAGATACATTGGCACTTGAAAGTTTAGTGGCTGGAGCCGATGGATGGGTTGCCGGATTAGTAGTGGCATATCCTGCAGAAACAGTGGCTATTTATAAACTGGTAAAAGCAGGAAAAGTAGCCGAAGCTTTAGAAATTTACAGATGGTTTATGCCATTATTAGAATTGGATATTTCTCCGCAATTGGTACAAAACATCAAATTGGCCGAAGTAGCAACAGGACTTGGAACAGAAAATGTAAGAGCACCAAGATTACCATTACAGGGATCAGAAAGAGAGCGCGTTTTATCGATCATTGATTTGGCGATGAAAAACAGACCCGTATTGCCGGCATATAAAAGTATTTAA